The following DNA comes from Lentimicrobiaceae bacterium.
CAAGTTCGTTCAAACCAACGTCAAATTCGTGATTTCCCAAACAAGTAAGATTAAATTTAACGGCATTCATCAGCTCTATCATTGGTAAGCCTTTTTCCGAATATTGGTCGTTAACGGGATTACCTGTTTGATTATCGCCGGCTGAAACCAACAACAAATCGGGATATACTCCACGTAAACTATCGACAAGTGCTGCAAATTTAGGGAAGTTGTCTACATTGGCATGCAAATCGTTTACCGACAATATTACAACTTCGTTTACATTTTGTTTTTTACAGTTGGTAAGCAAAAGCGGAATTATTAACAATCCGCAGAGTGCTATAAGTAATGTTTTGAAATTTTTCATGTTCTGTTTTTTTTGTTACAAAATTTTGATATTAATTTATTAAAAAATGTTTCTTTCTTTTCGTCGACCATTATTTTTAGTGTCGAATTTTCGGAAAGGCTTCCGTCCTTATCCACTACATTTCCATATCCATCTTTTACCTGTGGCAATGGATTAGGTAATTGCTGATTTTTAAGTACGTAATACTTCCTGACTGCATCTTTTACTTTGGCTCCTTCATGCAGTTGAATTACCGTATCGTTAACTTTTACGTTCATATGTTTATAATTTTATTTTTATATCGAGCATAAGCAATGCCACAATAAGCTTACATCTTAATTAAGTATTTATTAACAAAAAACTCATTATCAGCATCATTGCAAAGATAGAAAAATTATCTGTAATGAAATATCACCAACAACTTTTAATATTAAAAACTAACCTCAACTGCATCTTTGGCACCTTCAACAGATTTGAAATATGGTTTTTCTGTAAATGAAAACAATCTAGCAAATAAATTAGTTGGGAATCGTCTGACGTAAGTATTATATTCTTTAGACACCTCGTTAAAACGTCTTCTTTCGTATGCTATTCTGTTTTCTGTACTTTCTAACTGCGATTGAAGCGTAATAAAGTTTTCGTTGGCTTTTAAGTCGGGATAGCGCTCAATAACAAGCAAAAGCCGTGATAAAGCTTCGCTCAATATATCTTGCGTGCTTTGATATTGTGCCAAAATGTTTTCATTAATATCATCGTAGTTAACTTTAGTATTGGTGGCACTAGCACGAGCTTTAACAACCTCTTCTAATGTTTCTTGCTCGTGCTGTGCATAGCCTTTAACGGTATTTACCAAATTCGGAATAAGGTCGGCACGACGCTGGTATTGAGTTTCCACCTGACTCCAAGCTGTTTTTACATCTTCTTCGAACTTAACAAATCTATTATATATTCTAATTGTACTTAGCAGTAGAATTACAACTATAATAATTACCGATATAATTAATGTCTTAGTTTTCATTTATTTATTAATTTTAGTTATTACATAAAAACCTATATATACGGGAGTTAAATATGAATAGTGTAAAATAGACACATATTTTTCGTCAAAAGCTATTTGCAGCCACCACTTACGTCTCACTTGTTTTTAAAACAAGTGAGACGAATGTTAATTTGTGCTTTGTTCAACAAATACTGTTTGTACAGAAAAAACTTTTTACTCTATTGCTTGCATTCCAACATCCTCAATAGCTCCAATTAGTTTAATAGCTTTTTCCAAGGAATAATAGTTGTGAAACATAGTTACAGAACTTCTGATGGTGCCAACCATATTCATACCCATAGCCTGACGGAATACATTAGCAGGCGAATTTGGGTCATGGCTTGCTTCTTCACTATAAGCAACATTGATAAATCCGTTTAAGTACGGATGATCAATAGCTTCGGTAAGTTCCGGATAGTCTTCAGGAGTAGCTGTAATATTTCCTTGTGCAGAAGTAAGGTCTTCAACATCTTCGAACATATCGGTACGAATACGCATAAACTTTCCTCCTTGGCTTGGTAGAGTCAGGTCAGCTTGCTTATTTAAGAAGAATAAATTGTTGTTAACATGAATTTTTCTGCTTTCCTCGCGTGAATCAATACGTGTTTTGTCTAAACCTGAGAAACATGAGCCTCCTATAATATTATCGTGCACGTTATAATGTACTCCTGTCATGAAGCGGAAACCGTATCCCATATCTTCAAATTCTTTTGTACGGCTCCAAGCAAAAAGTATTGTATTATATGCAAACTCAACTTCTTCCTGTATAGCAGCGTGAGTAGCCGAGGTGCCACGAATTTCGACAGCAGCCATACGCGAGTTTAAAAACAAGTTGTTGATAACTCTGACGGTTGTAGTGCGTATTCCCATCTGAATACCATAGTTGCTGGCATTAAGGAATAAGCAGTTTTGTATTGTTATGTCGCAATTTTCGGCTGAACCACCCAAAAGCGGTTGAACATTAGATATTACGTCTCTTACTCCATGATTTCCACCTTTTGTTGGAGGCGGCAAAAATCTTCCGGTTTCAACTCCATCGGGCTGACCACGCTCGCTGTCGCTTGGACTAATACTATATCCGGTTTGCCAACCTCTATCTAAAATTAAACCGTCGAATACAACATTTGCATTTTTCAAGTTGACTGTAAGAAGGCTTTTATTAGACGAAGTACCTGATTGTTCCGGACGAGGCTGTATAGTTGTTTGATATTTTATTGGGTCGCGTTGCGAAAAGTC
Coding sequences within:
- a CDS encoding LemA family protein, which gives rise to MKTKTLIISVIIIVVILLLSTIRIYNRFVKFEEDVKTAWSQVETQYQRRADLIPNLVNTVKGYAQHEQETLEEVVKARASATNTKVNYDDINENILAQYQSTQDILSEALSRLLLVIERYPDLKANENFITLQSQLESTENRIAYERRRFNEVSKEYNTYVRRFPTNLFARLFSFTEKPYFKSVEGAKDAVEVSF
- a CDS encoding DUF1565 domain-containing protein; translated protein: MKKLIGVLVVAFICLIATPTNAQIDVKRLGKQIKRSTEERVEQKVKQKSYQTTEKGFDKIEQSAKKGAGRKGNKPTTTTTSSSSSSSSSSSSSTGTVSVVKAKGNDIYVSFSTGSNRNDGSKDAPYKNIQKAINEARDGDVIRIAEGNYLGLMNIGFVELNKAVSLIGGYNSDFSQRDPIKYQTTIQPRPEQSGTSSNKSLLTVNLKNANVVFDGLILDRGWQTGYSISPSDSERGQPDGVETGRFLPPPTKGGNHGVRDVISNVQPLLGGSAENCDITIQNCLFLNASNYGIQMGIRTTTVRVINNLFLNSRMAAVEIRGTSATHAAIQEEVEFAYNTILFAWSRTKEFEDMGYGFRFMTGVHYNVHDNIIGGSCFSGLDKTRIDSREESRKIHVNNNLFFLNKQADLTLPSQGGKFMRIRTDMFEDVEDLTSAQGNITATPEDYPELTEAIDHPYLNGFINVAYSEEASHDPNSPANVFRQAMGMNMVGTIRSSVTMFHNYYSLEKAIKLIGAIEDVGMQAIE